TAGTCCTTGGACTTCTGGTCGGTGTTGCGGATCAGCAGGCCGATCGAGCAGCCGGTGGTGCGGCCTTCGAAGACGCCGGAGAGGATCTCCACCTCGTCGGCTTCCTGGCGCTGGGTGGTGTGCCGGCTGGTGCCGGGCTTGCGCCGGTCCAGGTCGTGCTGCAGGTCGGCCAGGGAAATTTCCAGGCCCGGTGGGCATCCATCGACAATGGCGACCAACGCCGGGCCATGGCTCTCGCCAGCGGTGGTGACAGTGAACAGCTTGCCGTAGGTATTGCCGGACATGGACGCTCCGCGAGATCTGCCTGAAGTGAACGAAAGCGGCAGTATACAGATGGATTGCTCGCCTGTGCTGGGCATCGTGATCCTGTGGGTTTACCAGCGAGAGGCCGCGCCTGGCATGCTCAGGCCGAGAACCTTCCCAAGGACATAGGGTCAAACTGACATCTCCCCACTGTAGTACCGCATGATGTCGCGCCTCGTCGCCCTGTTCTTCCTGCTGTGCACCGGCCTGGCCCAGGCCGCCCCCACCGTGCTGCAACGCCCGATCGACCTCGATACCGGCCAGGGTGTGCTGCACGGCAGCCTGCTGCTGCCACAGCAGGCCACCCCGCCGCCAGTGGTGCTGATCATCGCCGGCTCCGGCCCCACCGACCGCGACGGCAACAACCCGGCCTCGGGCCGGGTCGACAACCTCAAGCGCCTGGCCCTGCTGTTGGCCAACGAACACATCGCCAGCGTCCGCTACGACAAGCGCGGGGTCGCCGCCAGCCAGCCGGCCACCCCCGACGAGCGTGACCTCAGCGTGGAGCGCTACGTGGCCGATGTGGTCGCCTGGAGCCACAAGCTGAAGGCCGACCCGCGCTTTGGCCCGCTGATCCTGATCGGCCATAGCGAAGGCGCGCTGATCGCCAGCCTGGCCGCCGAACAGGCCGGCGCCAGCGCGGTGATTACCTTGGCCGGCAGTGGCCGGCCGCTGGCCGATGTGCTGCGCGAGCAATTGGCCCAGCGCCTGCCGCCGGCGCAACTGGCCGGTGGCAGCGCCCTGCTCGACCGCCTGCAGGCCGGGCAAACCAGCCTGGAAGTACCGGCACCGCTGCGCCAGGTGTTCCGCCCCAGCGTGCAGCCCTACCTGATTTCGCTGTTCCGGCAGAACCCGGCGGCGGCCTTTGCCCGCTTGCCCATGCCCGCACTGATCGTGCAGGGGCGCAACGACGTGCAGGTGGATGTGGACGACGCCGAGCGGCTCAAGGCGGCCAAGCCGGATGCCCAGCTGGTCCTGATCGACGGCATGAACCATATGTTGCGCATCAGCCCCAAGGGCATGAGCCAGCAACGCGACAGCTACCTCAACCCCGAGCTGCCGCTGGCGCGCGAGCTGGGTGAGCGGATCGTGACGTTCATCCAGCATTTGCCTTCGGCGTGAGGTAAACGGGCTCAGGTCTCGGGCATGCCTGCCGATACAGCAGGCATAGCCGAGGACAAGCCCTGATGACCACCACCCCCGCCGCCGCAGAGCCGGCCGAAGAATCCCAGGAAAGCCCGGCCCTGCCCTGGGCCGAGCTGAGCGTCGAACACTTCCAGCTGCTACGCCTGGCCGCCCTGCCCACCGACCGCAGCACCGGCGCACGGCCGCTGCGCTTTGTGCAGTTCGGCTATGCCGAGCGCCACGACAAGGCCCACAGCCTGCTGCGCATGGAAATAAGGCTGCCGGGCCAGAAGGTGCACAAGGAACAGAACCGCCTGGACATCCGCGTTGACCATGGCGAACGCCTGGTACGCATTGGCGCGGAAACCGGTCTGCAACTGGAACCCTTGAACCGTGGCCTGGGCCGTTTCCTGCTGGCTCAGGCCGTGCAGTGGCTGCAGCGCAAGTGGTCGCATTACCGGGTCGAGGGCATGGCGCTGCCGAGC
Above is a genomic segment from Pseudomonas oryzicola containing:
- a CDS encoding alpha/beta hydrolase, with protein sequence MMSRLVALFFLLCTGLAQAAPTVLQRPIDLDTGQGVLHGSLLLPQQATPPPVVLIIAGSGPTDRDGNNPASGRVDNLKRLALLLANEHIASVRYDKRGVAASQPATPDERDLSVERYVADVVAWSHKLKADPRFGPLILIGHSEGALIASLAAEQAGASAVITLAGSGRPLADVLREQLAQRLPPAQLAGGSALLDRLQAGQTSLEVPAPLRQVFRPSVQPYLISLFRQNPAAAFARLPMPALIVQGRNDVQVDVDDAERLKAAKPDAQLVLIDGMNHMLRISPKGMSQQRDSYLNPELPLARELGERIVTFIQHLPSA